Proteins from one Bifidobacterium sp. ESL0732 genomic window:
- the asnB gene encoding asparagine synthase (glutamine-hydrolyzing) → MCGIVAFCDKSVLDKDLTIHSMMKMIQHRGPNVKGSGYYTNDQVAMGFRRLSVIDLKGGKQPIFNEDESILITFNGEIYNYKSLRKELLAAGHTFRTEADTEVLLHGYEEWGMEGLLSRVRGMFAFLIWDDNKKAMFGARDFFGIKPLYYYHENGTFIIGSEIKSFLVHPNFKKELNEKAVKPFLMNQYNDLKETFFKGVYRFPAGHWFEFKDDKLDIHEYWDAHYDIDYQRSDEETIDEIDKTVEESVEAHHIADVPVGAFLSEGVDSSYVTTILKPEEVFSINFDEGPFDEASVAKQLADHEGLHFNQTSVKGDEAFRDFAEMQYHLDEPDANPSVIPLWYLCRLARKKVTVVLSGEGADELFAGYINYGVHTKNKTIRAIAADIHKLPDGMRRGIAGAIKKMPDFPGKTQLYTQAAKPRDYYNGQAWVYDMDQPSIFTSQQANDVLQPEYRNSLTVNGIYQEDFDKVSDAEEVKQMQYIDLHHFMLSDILQKADKISMAHSLELRVPYLDRKVAELANTIPSSKLLNSHDSKDIFRKAAARHLPKDWAKRPKLGFPVPIKSWLREEKYCAQVRSLFSEEWVGQFFEQDRILTLLQDNFDGKVDARRQIWNIFTFLTWYKLFFVDFDGTRERYEHLQPDVQKFMDEGVLV, encoded by the coding sequence ATGTGCGGAATAGTTGCTTTCTGCGATAAAAGCGTGCTCGACAAGGATCTGACCATCCATTCGATGATGAAGATGATCCAGCATCGCGGGCCGAACGTCAAAGGCAGCGGATACTACACGAACGACCAGGTGGCCATGGGTTTCCGGCGTCTGAGCGTCATCGATCTCAAGGGCGGCAAGCAGCCGATCTTCAACGAGGACGAGTCCATCCTCATCACCTTCAACGGCGAGATTTACAACTACAAGAGCCTGCGCAAAGAGCTGCTGGCGGCGGGGCACACCTTCCGCACCGAGGCCGACACCGAAGTGCTGCTACACGGTTACGAAGAGTGGGGCATGGAGGGGCTGCTTTCGCGGGTGCGCGGCATGTTCGCCTTCCTCATCTGGGACGACAACAAAAAGGCCATGTTCGGCGCACGCGACTTCTTTGGCATCAAGCCGCTTTATTACTACCACGAAAACGGCACCTTCATTATCGGCTCGGAAATCAAATCGTTCCTGGTGCATCCGAACTTCAAGAAGGAACTCAACGAGAAAGCTGTCAAGCCGTTCTTGATGAACCAGTACAACGACCTCAAGGAGACGTTCTTCAAAGGCGTCTACCGCTTCCCGGCGGGCCATTGGTTCGAGTTCAAGGACGACAAGCTCGACATTCACGAATATTGGGACGCGCACTACGACATCGATTACCAGCGCAGCGACGAAGAGACCATCGACGAGATTGACAAGACTGTCGAAGAATCCGTTGAGGCCCATCATATCGCCGACGTGCCGGTGGGGGCTTTCCTTTCCGAGGGTGTGGACTCCAGCTACGTGACCACTATTTTGAAGCCCGAAGAGGTATTCAGCATCAACTTCGACGAAGGTCCGTTCGACGAGGCCAGCGTGGCCAAGCAGCTCGCGGACCACGAAGGCCTGCACTTCAACCAGACCAGTGTGAAGGGCGACGAGGCGTTCCGCGACTTCGCCGAAATGCAATATCATCTGGACGAACCGGACGCGAACCCTTCAGTGATTCCGCTGTGGTATCTCTGCCGCCTGGCCCGCAAGAAGGTGACCGTCGTGCTTTCCGGCGAAGGCGCGGACGAGCTGTTCGCAGGCTATATCAATTACGGCGTGCATACCAAGAACAAGACGATTCGTGCCATCGCGGCCGATATCCACAAGCTGCCCGACGGTATGCGACGCGGTATCGCCGGCGCCATCAAGAAGATGCCGGATTTCCCAGGCAAGACCCAGCTTTACACCCAAGCCGCCAAACCGCGTGACTATTACAACGGTCAGGCGTGGGTATACGACATGGACCAGCCTTCGATTTTCACCTCGCAACAGGCCAACGACGTGTTGCAACCGGAATATCGAAACTCGCTGACTGTCAATGGGATCTATCAGGAGGATTTTGACAAGGTCTCCGATGCCGAGGAAGTCAAGCAGATGCAATATATCGATCTGCACCACTTCATGTTGAGCGATATTCTGCAGAAGGCCGACAAAATTTCGATGGCTCATTCCCTAGAGCTGCGCGTGCCGTATCTCGACCGGAAGGTGGCTGAGCTCGCCAACACCATCCCCTCCTCGAAGCTGCTGAACAGCCATGATTCCAAGGACATCTTCCGCAAGGCCGCCGCGAGGCATCTGCCGAAGGATTGGGCAAAGCGCCCCAAGCTCGGCTTCCCGGTGCCGATCAAAAGCTGGCTGCGCGAGGAAAAGTACTGCGCCCAGGTACGTTCGCTGTTCTCAGAGGAATGGGTCGGGCAGTTCTTCGAGCAGGACCGGATTCTGACATTGCTGCAAGACAACTTCGACGGCAAAGTGGACGCACGTCGCCAAATTTGGAATATCTTCACATTCCTGACTTGGTACAAGCTTTTCTTCGTCGATTTCGACGGGACACGTGAGCGCTACGAGCATTTGCAGCCGGACGTGCAGAAATTCATGGATGAAGGCGTGTTGGTATAA
- a CDS encoding sulfite exporter TauE/SafE family protein has protein sequence MREQSADTRQTHESQENSGTQETHENRNEQSHQESATASKGKATAKVEESTEESVPEETPVTRGPVQQIVIMIAVGLIAGFFSGLFGIGGGSIIVPALVWLGMTQRHAAATSLAAIIPLSISGVISYAMSGHVDWIAAILMVVGTIIGSQIGSWLLSRLSEVFLRWFFVAFLAFVVVSQLVLTPSRNSSIHLTVAKGILLVLLGVLIGMLSALLGIGGGAVTVPALSLFFGASDLIARGTSLLAMFPSAITGTIANWKRGLVHLKNGLIIGIAAACGTPLGAWIAAFVSAKVGSYLLAAYLFIILLRSAWTALKITPGIGPKLPRK, from the coding sequence ATGAGGGAACAATCAGCGGATACTCGGCAAACGCATGAATCGCAGGAAAATTCGGGAACCCAGGAAACGCACGAGAACCGGAATGAGCAGAGCCATCAGGAATCGGCAACTGCGAGCAAGGGCAAAGCAACTGCGAAAGTCGAGGAAAGTACTGAAGAGAGCGTCCCGGAAGAAACGCCCGTTACGCGCGGTCCGGTGCAGCAGATCGTTATTATGATTGCGGTTGGTTTGATTGCAGGCTTCTTTTCAGGGCTTTTCGGCATCGGCGGCGGCTCGATTATTGTGCCGGCGCTCGTGTGGCTGGGAATGACACAACGGCACGCGGCAGCTACCTCGCTTGCAGCGATTATTCCGCTTTCGATTTCCGGCGTGATTTCCTACGCAATGAGCGGGCACGTCGATTGGATCGCGGCAATCCTGATGGTGGTCGGCACGATTATCGGCTCACAAATCGGCAGCTGGCTGCTTTCCCGGCTTTCCGAAGTGTTCCTGCGCTGGTTCTTCGTGGCGTTCCTGGCGTTCGTTGTGGTCAGCCAGCTGGTATTGACGCCCTCGCGCAACTCCAGCATCCACTTGACCGTGGCCAAAGGCATTCTGCTCGTGCTGCTTGGCGTGCTCATCGGCATGCTTTCGGCGCTGCTTGGCATTGGCGGCGGGGCCGTCACCGTGCCGGCGCTTTCGCTTTTCTTCGGTGCAAGCGATTTGATCGCACGCGGTACCTCGCTGCTGGCTATGTTCCCCAGTGCCATCACCGGCACCATCGCCAACTGGAAACGCGGGCTGGTACATCTCAAGAACGGCCTGATCATTGGCATCGCAGCGGCTTGTGGCACGCCGCTGGGGGCTTGGATCGCCGCGTTCGTCTCGGCGAAAGTGGGCTCGTACCTGCTCGCGGCCTACCTCTTTATCATCCTGTTGCGTTCCGCTTGGACGGCACTGAAGATTACGCCCGGCATCGGGCCGAAGTTGCCGCGCAAATAA
- a CDS encoding Na+/H+ antiporter: MAIFELILCILGAVVLSSFISRFIPRISTPLVQIALGVALAFLPAFPHVKLDPELFMVLFIAPLLYVEAHEIDKRMLFKTLKFSLPMAIGLALGTMAVVGFMLHAVWPVIPLAAAFALGAALGPTDAVAVSSLSSEASFTKEQSGILTGESLFNDASGVIGFQFSILAAVTGSFSMASATKDFLLSFFGGIIIGIVAGFIANWIFTLARQLGWETMTTRILMELFLPFLVFLGAEELHISGILAVVAFGLTVHFDRNGIGGPNVARTNIVSNSVWTVLSFVLNGTVFILLGMQLPGAMRASWDDHNVSNTALVSIILLVTVVAIAIRFLWVWLIAAPTRDRETGKRVTLKARSLRDSAVMTFGGPKGTITLALMFTIPYTVASGAAFPMRNELIFIASGVIVLTLLLANFMLPLLAPAKDDADESEKLIEITIEELTRTIQELSNRVTDDNRRVILPVIDSYNNRITRLRQRIGGFNVEEFETLQIDALHWEKDYVRDRLANTQADTQMNEHNRQLQIEACERMMDQIMNTLRHTADKKTHHRAVSQIRGRVHALRRQITTFARRANNKFRRTAPMLNENEIYYYLRATQIDAIDHVINRLYKEMRSGTYKSEYCTLLLRDYRRARAELRSRKDVAAAAKAAPQIDEVKHESYSIELGVIQDMLDSGEISRNQAKHLRRNVYVMQVDAEAEL, encoded by the coding sequence GTGGCAATTTTCGAGCTGATCCTCTGCATTCTGGGGGCCGTCGTCCTCTCATCATTCATCAGCCGGTTCATTCCGCGAATATCGACCCCACTTGTCCAGATTGCGCTGGGTGTCGCCCTCGCCTTCCTGCCTGCGTTCCCGCACGTCAAACTTGACCCTGAACTGTTCATGGTTCTGTTTATCGCACCGCTGCTCTACGTCGAGGCTCACGAAATCGACAAGCGAATGCTCTTCAAAACGTTGAAATTCTCTCTGCCCATGGCCATTGGCCTAGCGCTGGGAACCATGGCCGTCGTGGGATTCATGCTGCACGCGGTGTGGCCGGTCATCCCGCTGGCGGCGGCGTTCGCGTTGGGCGCAGCGCTCGGACCGACCGACGCGGTGGCCGTGTCCTCACTTTCCAGCGAAGCCTCGTTTACTAAGGAACAATCCGGCATATTGACCGGCGAATCGCTGTTCAACGACGCTTCCGGCGTTATCGGCTTCCAGTTCTCGATTCTGGCCGCAGTCACCGGCTCCTTCTCGATGGCGAGCGCCACAAAAGATTTCCTACTCTCGTTCTTCGGCGGAATCATCATCGGCATCGTGGCGGGCTTCATCGCCAACTGGATCTTTACCCTGGCCCGGCAACTTGGCTGGGAAACGATGACCACACGAATCTTGATGGAACTGTTCCTGCCGTTCCTCGTCTTCCTTGGGGCTGAAGAACTCCATATTTCCGGCATCCTCGCCGTGGTCGCCTTCGGTTTGACTGTCCATTTCGACCGCAACGGCATCGGCGGGCCAAACGTCGCCCGCACCAATATCGTCTCGAACAGCGTGTGGACCGTACTCTCGTTCGTCCTGAACGGCACCGTGTTCATCCTGCTCGGCATGCAGCTGCCGGGAGCCATGCGGGCCAGCTGGGACGATCACAATGTCAGCAATACCGCTTTGGTCAGCATTATTCTGCTGGTCACCGTCGTCGCCATCGCCATCCGGTTCCTCTGGGTCTGGCTCATCGCGGCACCCACGCGCGACCGCGAAACCGGCAAACGAGTCACTCTGAAAGCCCGCTCGCTGCGAGATTCGGCGGTAATGACCTTCGGCGGGCCGAAGGGCACCATTACCCTCGCGTTGATGTTCACTATCCCCTACACCGTCGCGTCCGGCGCTGCCTTCCCGATGCGCAACGAACTGATTTTCATAGCCTCCGGAGTTATCGTCCTGACCCTGCTGCTGGCCAACTTCATGCTGCCGCTGCTCGCACCCGCCAAAGACGATGCCGACGAATCCGAAAAACTCATCGAAATCACCATCGAAGAACTCACGCGCACCATACAGGAACTTTCAAACCGCGTCACCGACGACAACCGTCGCGTGATTCTGCCGGTCATCGACTCCTACAACAACCGCATCACCCGCCTGCGCCAACGCATCGGCGGATTCAATGTCGAGGAATTCGAGACCTTGCAGATCGACGCACTGCATTGGGAAAAGGATTACGTACGCGACCGCCTTGCGAACACCCAGGCCGATACGCAGATGAACGAGCACAATCGTCAGCTGCAGATCGAGGCCTGCGAGCGCATGATGGACCAGATCATGAACACGCTGCGGCATACGGCCGACAAGAAAACCCACCATCGCGCGGTCTCGCAGATTCGCGGGCGCGTGCATGCGCTGCGGCGTCAAATCACGACATTTGCAAGGCGGGCAAACAACAAGTTCCGCCGAACCGCCCCGATGCTCAATGAGAATGAAATTTACTACTATCTGAGAGCAACCCAAATCGACGCCATCGATCACGTCATCAACCGGCTTTACAAGGAAATGCGCAGCGGTACCTATAAATCCGAATACTGCACGCTGCTGCTGCGCGACTACCGACGCGCGCGAGCCGAGCTGCGAAGCCGCAAGGACGTCGCGGCCGCAGCGAAGGCCGCTCCGCAGATCGACGAGGTCAAGCACGAAAGCTACTCCATCGAGCTCGGCGTCATTCAGGACATGCTCGATTCCGGGGAAATTTCGCGTAATCAGGCGAAGCATTTGAGGCGAAATGTGTATGTGATGCAGGTCGATGCGGAAGCTGAACTCTAA
- a CDS encoding nucleoside deaminase, with product MRSAMGEALELAREAANAGEVPVGAVVLDADGKIIGRGCNRRETDGDPLAHAEVMAMREAVKSRNNLQQACEAGNTVISRNSGNSLKLPNAWNLAECTLVVTLEPCPMCAGAVLQTHIGRIVFGAWDAKLGACGSVWDIPRDPHVGSRPEVIGGVREQECADLLAKFFAGKRSASGCK from the coding sequence ATGCGAAGTGCGATGGGCGAGGCCCTTGAGTTGGCGCGGGAGGCTGCGAACGCTGGGGAAGTTCCGGTAGGTGCGGTCGTGCTCGATGCTGATGGCAAGATTATCGGCCGCGGCTGCAATCGGCGTGAGACCGATGGCGATCCGCTTGCCCACGCCGAGGTGATGGCGATGCGGGAGGCCGTGAAATCGCGAAACAACCTTCAGCAGGCGTGCGAAGCTGGCAATACAGTCATCTCTCGAAACAGCGGCAATTCACTAAAGCTGCCAAATGCTTGGAATCTCGCCGAATGCACCTTGGTGGTCACGCTTGAACCGTGCCCGATGTGCGCTGGAGCTGTATTGCAAACTCATATTGGTCGCATCGTCTTCGGTGCGTGGGACGCAAAACTCGGCGCATGCGGTTCGGTCTGGGATATTCCTCGTGACCCGCACGTAGGCAGCCGTCCCGAAGTCATTGGCGGTGTGCGCGAACAGGAATGTGCGGATTTGTTGGCGAAGTTTTTCGCGGGGAAGCGTTCAGCGAGCGGCTGTAAATGA